A window of the Thiomicrospira microaerophila genome harbors these coding sequences:
- the coaD gene encoding pantetheine-phosphate adenylyltransferase — MSITAIYPGTFDPITCGHSDLIKRAAQFYDRLIIAVANNRNKTPLFSLEERIHLAQIACEGYPNVEVIGFDCLLVEFVKQQQGQVILRGLRAVSDFEYEFQLASMNRKLAPNVETMFMTPAEQFSYISSSLVREIAALQGDISEFVHPEVASAIQAKFA; from the coding sequence ATGAGTATTACGGCCATTTATCCCGGAACCTTTGATCCGATTACCTGCGGTCATTCTGACTTGATTAAACGCGCGGCGCAGTTTTATGACCGCTTGATTATTGCGGTTGCTAATAATCGTAACAAAACGCCGTTGTTTAGCTTGGAAGAACGAATCCATTTGGCACAGATTGCCTGTGAGGGTTATCCAAATGTTGAGGTAATTGGTTTTGATTGTTTATTGGTGGAGTTTGTTAAACAGCAGCAGGGTCAGGTTATTTTAAGGGGCTTGCGGGCAGTATCAGATTTTGAGTATGAATTTCAATTGGCGTCGATGAACCGCAAATTAGCGCCCAATGTTGAAACCATGTTTATGACTCCGGCAGAACAGTTTAGTTATATTTCATCGAGTTTAGTTAGAGAGATTGCCGCTTTACAAGGCGATATTTCCGAATTTGTTCATCCGGAAGTAGCCAGTGCGATTCAAGCGAAGTTTGCTTGA